ACCGCCGCGGCTATTGTTTCGCCGGCGGCGCCACCACCGGCCCCCAGTACGAGCTGCCCGGGCTCTGGTTCAACGACCGCGAGATCCTCGCGCTGCTCACGATGCACCGGATGCTCGAGGAGCTCGACACCGGCGGCATGCTGGGGCCGCAGATCGCGCCGCTGATCGCCCGGCTCAAGGCCCTGCTCGGCACGGCCGAGGGCGATCCCGACGAGATCATCCGCCGCGTCAGGCTGATCCCGGCGCAGAACCGGCCGGTGCCGCCGGTGCGCTTCGAGGTGATCGGCAGCGCGCTGGTCAAGCGCCAGCGGATCGAGATCGCGTACTTCACCCGCTCGCGCAACGCGCGCAGCGTGCGGGAAGTCTCGCCGCAGCGCCTGGTCCACTATCGCAACGCCTGGTACCTCGACGGCTGGTGCCATCGCAGCGAATCGCTGCGCGTGTTCGCCCTCGACGCAGTGGAAGACGCGCGGCTGATCGACCGGCGCGCGCGCGACCTGTCCTTGCGCACCGTCGAGGC
This genomic window from Zeimonas sediminis contains:
- a CDS encoding helix-turn-helix transcriptional regulator; protein product: MNQTERFYRIDQLINQRGTVPFDELMRELEVSRATLKRDLAYLRERLNAPIVWDRDRRGYCFAGGATTGPQYELPGLWFNDREILALLTMHRMLEELDTGGMLGPQIAPLIARLKALLGTAEGDPDEIIRRVRLIPAQNRPVPPVRFEVIGSALVKRQRIEIAYFTRSRNARSVREVSPQRLVHYRNAWYLDGWCHRSESLRVFALDAVEDARLIDRRARDLSLRTVEAELGSGYGIYRGTRLRWAVLRFSADAARWVRAEVWHPQQQGAELDDGRYELRVPYSQSPELEMDILRHGEEVEVLAPDGLRKRIAQRLAAAAAAYR